The window CGGACATGCCTGCCCCTGAACAGCCTGAGGAAGGCACCGTCATCGGCACCGCGCGCGAGTCCGAGGTCGAGGTCTACGGCCCCGACGacgtcgcgggcgcagcgatcccccgccctcctcctcaggTTATGACTGCTCTCGGTCCGATGCCGCTTCCCGCGGAAGTTCGCCAGAAGATCCCCGAGAAGTTCGTGGCCAAGCCCATCGTCGAAGAGCGCGAAATCTACGTGTCTAAGAAAGAGGTCCGCGAGCGGACGATTGAAGTCCCCCACGTGCACTACGAACACAAATTCGCGGAGATTGCGCGCAGCCTGAAGATCAAGAAGCTCGtcccgcgcgtgcgcgaggtTGTCAAGGAGATTCCTCGCGAAGTCTACAAGCCCGTCATCGAAGAGAAAGTGATTGAAGTGCCTCAGGGCGTCAAGTACGTCGAAGTGCCGGTCGAGGTGCCCTGCCTGTACCCGCCCAAGATCCTTCCGAAACCCAAGGTGCAAGTCATTGAGCGCATCGTCGAAACCATCAAGCCCGTTGTCAAGGAGAAGATCATTGAAGTGCCGCAGACAGTGGTCAAGCAGATCCCCAAGATCAAGACTGTCGAAGTGCCATACTACGTGCCGCGCTACGTCGAGAAGATCATCGAGATCCCGTACCAGCCGCCCGACTCCGCCACGCTCCCGCCCATGATGGTCGGCGGCCTGCCCTCTCGCGTGAGTGCGACGATGCCTACCCCGTTCGAAATGGGCCCCATGCCCGCAGGTCAGCTGAACGAAATCAACTTGCCctacgaggcgcgcgtggacATCACGGTCTCGCAGGACGCCGCCAGCCAGAAGTCTGGCTCGGCTGCTGGAGCGACGACCCTCGTGAACCCTCCAGGCAGCCAGGCGCCCGCGATCGAGCTGCCGCAAGGCTTCACCTGGGGTCCTCCCCCGAACGCGCCGCCCGTTCCGGGCTCGCCCATGTCCGGCTTGGGCGGCATCGCGTCCATGGGGCtgacgggcgcggcgggcgcgccggcgacgcacgGCCTGAACATGCCGCCGATGATGGTCACCTGCCCGCCGGAAGTCGGCAACGTGAAATTCGCAGGCTACCTGTCGGACCCCGACATTctcacgcgccgcggagtcATGGGCTACCAGGGCTTCAAGCAGACCGGCACCTTCCAGATGCTCttcccgccgctcgcgccgcagcccggcGTCCCGCTCGACCAGGCCGGCTCGCCAGACGTCCGcactctcgtctgcgcgaacgaggcgatggcgacgcagagccggCACCACCTCatcgaggagctgcagcagcaagtcGAGGACGAGTACGACAAGAAGGCCGAAGCCGCCAACTGCATGCCCTGGCCGCGCACCGAGCAGGAGCGCGAAATCGTCTACGAGCAGTAGGCGCGCTGTGCTGACTCgatgcgccgcgagccgccgagTTCAGGAGATCTAGGGATCAAAATCCGCGCCATTTCAAAAAGTGGTGCACACGTCTCTGACAGGTCCTCTCACGCCTCCGTTGTTTTTTGTTGTGACCTCGTTTTTCGTCGGCCTTCTGTCACCCcggacgcagcagacgagcTACGTCCGGTGTAGCGACGGCAGAACCAAAGGGCGAAAAACCTCGTGgcctcgcagcgcccgcgaggacTCGGCTGCGACTGTGCGCGCGCCCTGGTTTGCTGCATCCGTTTTCTCCCTGCTGAGCGGCGTTCTGTGTTTCTTCTCCACGTTCGAACACGAAGGCACCGACTCGACCTCTGGGACGTTTTTTCGTTGATTGCATTTGCGTGGTGAGCGTGCGCACCCCCCAACTAAATGCTCAAATCTACATGTCGTATGCATTTCTCCACGCCCACCCTGGCCCTGGGGAGAAAGCCCATCGATGCCTCTCACAGGGCTTGCCCTCGGCTTCGTCGCGCAGCCCTCAATATACCACTGCAGACACTGTGTAGTGTCTGGAGTGTTCTATTTCGGACTTTCAGCTCGTGCGACAAAGGAGCAGGAAAGCGGCCGCCCTCACCGCGTACCGACTGCTCACCGGACGCATACTTGTAGCGGCTCAAGACGCCGGTTTGCGTTGTCAACAAAGCAGTTCGTCACGCGCCGTCAGACTTGCACGGGTTTCAGCTTCGATAGCTAGCAGTTTAACGAACGCAGCTTCTGAAACATTCGCTGAGCGCTCCGACCACAACCGCGCGTCCAAATACCCGCATCCCGCCACGTGAAGTTACGTTCCGTCCTGTTGAATTGAGGAAGCGATCATTGGTCGTCTGCTGTACCTATTACGCTCGTTAAGGTTCAGCACCCTTACACACTCGCTCACCTCGATTACGCAGTACGCAACTGGCAGTCGTCGCCACGCGTGTATGTAGGTGACCCTTTCTCGTCCACAACTCTGAATGCAGGCAGCCGCATGACCGGAGGCGCGATGCCTGTTTTCTGCGTCCTGAGGAGGCACGGCTTCAGAGCCAGGCCCCGctcgcgcgacagccgctgaACGGATGATTCGCGTGAGCGCCGATTTCGCGCAGTGATCCGGGGGCGAGGAGTGCGGCGTCGGGCTGGAAACGGGGAGGAAATCATTTTTTATGCcggaagcagcgacgcccgcgcgtcaGCTTGCGTGGTTCGTCGCTCGCCTTTcggaggggggaagggagTTTCTTCGTGGGCGCCGCTCAGTGCGTTTTCGCATGTCttgccgcgcggagacctcAAGCGCCCTCAGCGACTTTTTGACTcgtccgcagcgcgcgcgagacggacGCTCAGCTAAAAAGGACACCGTttcccttttctctctctcagaAAGCTCTGAAAACGCGAAGCGATCCGCGAGAGCTCCGCAGGAAATCTCCGCGGGGGTCGGGGActggcctctgcggcgaccgggcgtctccctgtctcctctggaGCGGAGATGTGCAGGCcacggcgaggccgcaggccccTCCTCGGAGTTTTTCTGTCACTGTTGGTTTTTCTCTGTAGATTTCAGATCTCTTGGTTTCGCTTTGACTGCCAGGGTCGGCCTGCGGGATTCGTGTTTTGGCGTTTTCCCGCTTTTTCGCTGCCACAGTGCAATCCGGTGTCGCTATCTCGACTGGGGGTCTCTGCATCTTCGGCTCGCTTCTGAgtctcctcgcttctcctgttttctctcccaGGCGACACGGAGCCTGTTAGCATTGTAAATATCTGATAAAAAAGGCTTCACTGGTCGCCCTGTTCGACGTCGTCCTCAATCGCCTGGTGTCGCCCTGGGTCGGGGGCTACTTCTGCCGTTGcatgtctcctctcctctccgaggcgtcgcttcttcgcgggccTCCCTCTCAATCTCCCGTAGGGCCTGGAGTTGAACCCTACACTTCTCGAGTTCTCCTGCTTGCGCCGCGTATGCCAGACACCATGAGGAGCTCTGCGCCaagctccgcgtcgcctgtgtgtcgcaggacggcggcgcaagcCGCCGCCGGGTCGATCTTCTTTCGCTCCTTCGAGCCTTACCCGGTGAGTCCGCTCTCCGCTTTGAGAGCCGCGACCTCCCTAGCGTGTTGCTTCCAGGCCAACAGCTCAGCAGGCCGCGAGTTCCGTGTTTTCTgcctccccgccctcgccagaCACGcccagagggagagagagacagcgcaggaaatggagagaagaggcggcgcgcagacgccgcagagccaagagcgagcccgcgcgcagggcgagaggggggggggcgaccATCAGGCGAGAAGCCACACTCTGTTTAGCAGCGAGAGGCCCTCCGCTGTGGCAAGGCCGCTCGCCTCAcaggcgcccgctgcgcatTCAGCTGGCCGGGTGACAACGCGCTCGTTGCTTCCTGTcgacgcttcgccgcggcgccctccccgggggcctgctggcggcggtcgcgcagctgccggggagatcgcgagccgcgcgcggatcGCCAGTCTCCTTGCAGGCCTCAGCTCATCGATGCAAGTGCCAGAGGggccttctgcgcgtcgGTGAGGAGGGGCTTGCCTATCTCTTCACCTCCCTGGCGAGAGCCTTAACCCTTGCGCACCTTTCTGCGCGTTTTCTTCCCGGCACTTTGCGTTTCATGATTGCGGTGACCAGTTGAAGATCGTAGTAccagcagcgacggcagtCCTGCTAGTCACAGCCCCGAGAAGTAAATTGTGCGCGGCTTttgtctcctccttctcgcagGTCCAACGCGCGTTCATGGCGCACGTGGCGGCCTTCCTCGACGCGCCCGACAAGAAATTCACCACACTTGAAATGCCGACCGGCACCGGAAAGAcagtcgcgctgctcgccagcgccctcACCTGGTCAGTcgcagagcgcgaagaaagaaaactGAATCCGCTCTGCTCACAAACTCCCTCTACAGACGCCTGTCAACACATCAGTGGCCGTCGCACCGCCGCCTGCTTCTACACgcgcatatacatacatatatatgtatatacatacatgcatatacacatacatacacgcatacgtacatatgttacatatgtatatatctctataagcagaggaagagcgagagaggaagcgcaggTGCATGGCTGCACACGGGTTACCCGAGGGGCGCACGAGTATCTCCCTTCTCGCCATTGCCTTCCTGAGGCTGAAGAGGATGGCGCCGCATTCCTGGGCCGTCAAAAAATGCTTCTTGCAGCAGTTCCTTGAGCCTCTTGTTCATGTGCACatgcgcacgcatgcatgcatatatttatataatTAGGTTTATAAACACCTAGTTTAAGTACAAAGATATATGCATGGCggtgctgcggcgacgcacgcgctgGTCAAGCCTCTAAGTGCTCCTGTGAGACCTGATTGCGGGACTCTCTACGTCGCATGCCTCGCCCACATATGCACACATTTCTAGATGCAGAAAAAATCTCCCCTGCAGCCGAATCTTGTTTTCTGTCCGAGTGTGACCGCCGCTAGGTGGACGGGGGCTCTCCGTtctcggctgcggctggaTGGAGTAAGTCACTTACCGTGTTGGCCTCCTCGCGTTCGCAGGTTGGAGCAGCACGAAGAGGAGCTACTCGTGGAGCGCATGCAAGCAGAAAGGAcggccgaggccgcgcgacgcggagaagcgatGCAGaacggagaaggaggcgctgcgaacTCGCTGGCAAGCGCCCAGCCAAAGAAACGCAGTGAGCAGAAACTTGTCTTCTGTAGAGGCTGAACATCTGCAGAGTAGCGCGTCCATTCTCCGCAGGAGGTCCTGCCAAGACACGCACCTTCATCCGCACATAAAAAAATTACATATTTATTGTTATGCAATATATGCGTATTtcaggcgtcgctgcctaTTCGCGCAGTCAACGGAAGTTTCCGTCGAGAAAGAAAGCAGCTTCGCCCACACGGGGTCGCCCAACtgcgtatatatgtatctgcaTGCATACCGCTAGAGGATTCTCCACGCCTACGCGGGCTGAGGTGGAATTAAACGGCTGAAGCCACACGCGTGTAGGCGAGTCTgtcgcagcgagagagataGATCGGATGCTATCCGCGCACATATATCCATAtgtgcttcctctctctctcttgcttcAGACATGTATTTGTTTGGGCGGGTTGTGAGGCGAGTCCGGCGTCCGCGAACGTCTTCGTGGGTGTACGTAGACATTCATATGCATGTGCACGCAGATATTCATGGATGTATGCATGGTTCAGCTGTGCCTCCGTGGATTCGGGCGGCGTacgagaagcagaagcgcgaggcagctgcgtgtgtcctcctcgaggaagaagagactcaccgcgctcgcctgctgcgcgccgcggcgctgaagcgagatatcgcggaggcgcaagaGAAGAGCCgtagaggcggcgcggcagacgggAAGGAAAAGAGCGTGGCGCGAGTGGCCGCGGCTCTgtggaagaaaaggaaaaaagcCGACGCGGAGCAAGGAAAGAAGGTgaggagaagcggagggcgagcgaaagTTCAGCGGGCGGAGAGGGGATaggaaagagaggagagaagagagcgagaggcagggAAAGAGAGGCCGCGGTAGAAACTCGAGAAGACAAAGAGGCTCGAAACCGGGACGCGAAAGCAGCCCCCGTGTGTGTCGGGTCTTCCCGTCAGCTGCCCGCCTCAgattcttttctctctgctgtctctctctgctccctCGCAAGCTCTCGTTTTTCCTTTCCGGCGCttcgggagggggggacgcagctcgccgctctGCATGGAAACGTGTTTTCTGCGAAACGTGTGTCGAGTGCTCACGCCTGCTTTTCTTTCTCCTGTATTTCTTCctgcttctctctgtctttgGCGGCGCGGTTCAGGGCATGGCCTTGCACACGCCTCACACAGGGCTCTCCgtgcgcgctggcgccgaaGCGAGCCGAGAActtcgcggcgcagaggcgagcgagagcgacgaggaagcgctgctgctcgaAATGCCTGCAGACTTGAGTCAAGGCGCGtcaggcggagaggagaatgcatcgccgctgcgcgagggaagtccgcagggcgcggctACGCGGGCTACGAGGAAAACGCAGGTACGTAGAGTCTTTTCCACACGTAATCTCGttctcgctgccgcttgcTCTAAGCCGTCTTTGCGCGTgtgtcgctctcgccctgGGGACTCGGATTCCGCGTCTGGGGTGTGCCTCTCCTTTTTCGAATTGCCGTCGTTCTTTCCGAGGTTGTCCCTGTCTGTTtgtcgtcgcctgcgagtGTATGTGCGTCCTTCGGGGCGTTCTCTAGTGTGTTTGTCTCGCGAGCTTTTCGCTCTTTCCCCATCTCCTTCGACTGAGCGTCCTTGTCCCCTCTCCGCTCCCGCATTTTCGCCTaccgcgtgtctctgcgctgctgtcGGCTGTCTGCGTGGGGCCGCTTCTCCTCAACCTCGAGGCGTGTCACTCACTGTGGCTCAGttgcgctctctctgcgcgtctggcaGCTGGTTGTGGCAAGCAGGACTCactcgcagctgcggcagtaCATCGAAGAACTCCGTCGCATTCAGCGGGAGGcacaggcgcgcgctgctccttctccctcctctgcggcgcacgggtctgcagccgctcctgaaggcgcgcaggcctcgcggcgcgggcgccagccaTTTCTCGCGCGACTCAAAGTCGCCGTCCTCGGTGGCCGCGATCGCCTCTGCATTAACGCAGTGAGGCAGCGTGTGGAAAACAACTTCCTTGAGCCGTAGACTCGTCCAGAGAGGACTCTCGATAgagagcggcagagagagacttGGATAGATGGATGGAGGGAAAGACGGCAAAGTGGATAGATGCACGCGCGCGATATCTTTACGGGTTAGGCAGCCAGAAAGGGAGGCAGGGGGAATTCCACATCAGGGGCCTACGGGCAGCTTTGATAGCGAACTGAACTGCCTGATAGAGAATGCGTGTAGGGGACTTGGGAAAGTGCGGCGCAGAGTGGAGAAAGCGCAGGCGGGGCGAGTCGGTTTGCTGCAGGCAAACAGCCATGGAAGAAATCATTtgccgagagagaggccgcagaccgAAGTGCAGAGAAGGGGATAGGATAGATGAGCAGAGAACCGGACACGGAGTGACAAATGCGCCGGCGTGTGCATATACCTGTGGAGGCGTAGTGGACAGGTTGGGCTCTTTGCAGAGGCTCAAAAGGCGGCTTCATACTTTCCAGTGTCTGCGCGTGctcctgtctctgtcttcttcgtgcgtttctgcaggaggcgcgcggtcGGAAGGGGCGGGAGGCCGACGGCGCCAGTTTCGACGGCGCGAGTGACGTTGCAGACGCCTGTGCACTTCTCCTCGAAAAATCGAAATGCGCGTTCTATTCGAACCGCGCGGGTCTCGTTGACCTCGCTCTGGTCAGTCTCTGCCCGTTCGCGGTTCTCTACGGGGTTTTTCGAtgagccgcctgcggccgtcgtcgccccccgcgccccccaGGCGATGAAGGGATTCTGGCGGTCTGCATGCGACCCTGGCGTGTCGTTTAAGAGCAGAGATCTGTCTCGCGGGCTCGGTCCTTCACCTCTCGTTTCTCCTCCGGTCATGGTTAGGCGCGGGCCGCGCGATTCGCGTGTTtgcttcttcgctgcgcgttCACGATCACTACACGCCATATGTAGATACGCCTGCATTCGTAGATGTGTCTGTGTCTATATAAGCGTGTATATAGCTGCACCTACGCAGGTGCCTGGATATACGAACGCATGTGGCGCGGACGCTGCAGAGGTGCTGTCTACGCTTATTTCTGGAGGGGCATTTAGGCGTGGATGTCTGCGCATTCATGCGGGCCTAGTTATATCCGTGTAGCAGTTGATGTAGGCACGCTTGCAGGTTCAGGCACTCGTGGGTTTGCTGTCCGCGTCCTGAACTTCCTTGAGAGTGTGTCGAGTTTCGTTttgtctctcgctgcagacggAGTGTATGGACGTTGAAAAtctggccgccgccggagcgtcgcctgcgctgctcgcTTGCCCCTACTTTGCGGCCAAAGACGCGGCGAAAGAAGCTGACGTGAGTCTGACTTCACCCTTTAgggttagggtttagggtttggtGGGGAGGAGGGAAGGGGAATACGCAGTACGCTTCCTTGTGCAGGCTATTTATCTGCCTGGAGTGACCGCCGTGCAGTGCCTCTGGGAATGTCCGTGCATCTTTTCGCTTCAGTGACCTCCGGAGGAGCTCTAGGATCCTGCAGAAAGCACAGGCTCACGGGTGTTGAAGGAGACACAGTGTTGAAATATCGTAGGAAATATCATAATTTTTCCAGATAATAGAACTAAATACGTTAGACTGTGAACGAGGTATGTGAAGCTCCATGCACTCCCGGCTCAGCCAGGAGTTTGTCTTCTGTCGCTTTCCGTgggaagaggcgcggcgcttccgtAGGGACATTTGTCGCACGAACGCGTTTTCATCACCTTTGTGCCCGCGGAAATATGTATATCAATGACTCTTCTCGACTCAGTTCGCCCGCAGTCGACCGCGCTCAGGCGCGTcttttcgcgcggcgcggttGTCTCTGGGAGTCCGCGCACCTTTGTTTCTGCTTGATTATTTTTCGAGGAGTGGCGTCTCGCTTTCGAGGTCTTGGCTGCGGTGGCAGCTGCGTCTCAGCCTGCGGAGAGCAgtcggcgagagcggcggcttGCTGCGTCTTTggcttctcgtctctcgtGTCTCCATTCTCcgtttctgcttcttctgtctTCAGGTGATTCTTCTGCCGACTAGCGCCCTGCTCTCTGaccagcagcgagaggcgcttgAGGTCTCGCTGGAGGGGGCACTTGTGGTGATTGACGAGGCGCACCACCTCCCTCAGTCGCTTGCGGACGCCGCCTCTTCCCGCCTAGACGCCAGAACGGTAGGCTGGCTAAGTCTTCACACAGGCTGCAAAGAAGGAAACCGCGCTGCCATGGGCAACGCCTCTGATCTCAGCGAGCACAACCTGCATACACGTTCACACGCGCATATACATGCACGTATTTACACATGCAAAACATCTGCATGTACACCGTGTAGATTCTCGCGGCTTTCCTGGGTTCGCTGTGTTAGGTTTGTCCGTCCATTTTCTTTTTTTGTGTCTGTGTGTTGCTGCTTGCAGCTGAGCGACGTCGTCTCGGGCTTGCGCACGTACCTGGCGGCCTTCCAAGACCGCATGCATCCGCGGTCTATTCACGCACTCCTTCAGCTGCAGCGTTTCTCTGAGAAGCTTTTCGAAGGCCTCTCCGCATACGGCCGctgcgagcctcgcgccgagAAGACAGCCGAACTCTCTcttgcgtcgccttctgcttcctcgagcgcttcctcctcctctctgcttctgcctcctgagccttctgcgcccgcctcgctttcGGCGACGCCCCTCGCGTCGGGGTCGTCCTCGGCGAAGGgagcggcgtcgcagggaggcgcgagcggaggccgGGAAGCCGTGAGCGAGATGGCGAGCGATGGTGGGACCTGCCTCGCGtcgacggccgcggctgaCGAGCGACACGCTGTTTTTTCGCCGAGTCAGTTCCTGCGGCACTTCCAGTTGGGGGACTTTGCGCTCCACGAGCTCGCGCTCTTTCTTTCGCACCCCAAGGCGCAGTTGTGTCGCAGACTCCGCGGGTTTCTGATGCGAAAAAACCGAAAAatgcgtgtgcgcgcgcTCGGCCGAAGTGgagcgctgcgggcgcctgccGGTGCAGAGCGGAGGGCCGCACGCAGCGACAGCTCCTCGCAGCGAGACTGCAGCGCCCAGGCAGGGGGCGACAGTTACGACGAGAGACAAAGACCCTATCGCTCCACGTGTCTGTACGCACTCCAAACGTTCATTGGCACTCTTctgggcgcgggcgcagacgacaAAGTCCTCCTGCGATATCcgccctctccgtcctcgctgAGGCCCTTtgccgccgaggcctcgAGACACGAGGCATGCAAGCGGGGGCTGCAGACTGGGGGGGTCCGGGGCGCGCCCACGGGCCTCGCCCACGCGGCTGAGCCGGAAGTTTTTCGCTTCTCCTCGGTGCAGGTCGTCTGCCTTGACGTC is drawn from Besnoitia besnoiti strain Bb-Ger1 chromosome VI, whole genome shotgun sequence and contains these coding sequences:
- a CDS encoding putative helicase (encoded by transcript BESB_069560) → MPDTMRSSAPSSASPVCRRTAAQAAAGSIFFRSFEPYPVQRAFMAHVAAFLDAPDKKFTTLEMPTGTGKTVALLASALTWLEQHEEELLVERMQAERTAEAARRGEAMQNGEGGAANSLASAQPKKRTVPPWIRAAYEKQKREAAACVLLEEEETHRARLLRAAALKRDIAEAQEKSRRGGAADGKEKSVARVAAALWKKRKKADAEQGKKGMALHTPHTGLSVRAGAEASRELRGAEASESDEEALLLEMPADLSQGASGGEENASPLREGSPQGAATRATRKTQLVVASRTHSQLRQYIEELRRIQREAQARAAPSPSSAAHGSAAAPEGAQASRRGRQPFLARLKVAVLGGRDRLCINAVRQREARGRKGREADGASFDGASDVADACALLLEKSKCAFYSNRAGLVDLALTECMDVENLAAAGASPALLACPYFAAKDAAKEADVILLPTSALLSDQQREALEVSLEGALVVIDEAHHLPQSLADAASSRLDARTLSDVVSGLRTYLAAFQDRMHPRSIHALLQLQRFSEKLFEGLSAYGRCEPRAEKTAELSLASPSASSSASSSSLLLPPEPSAPASLSATPLASGSSSAKGAASQGGASGGREAVSEMASDGGTCLASTAAADERHAVFSPSQFLRHFQLGDFALHELALFLSHPKAQLCRRLRGFLMRKNRKMRVRALGRSGALRAPAGAERRAARSDSSSQRDCSAQAGGDSYDERQRPYRSTCLYALQTFIGTLLGAGADDKVLLRYPPSPSSLRPFAAEASRHEACKRGLQTGGVRGAPTGLAHAAEPEVFRFSSVQVVCLDVVSASRRCLLMGGTMGPRLRFAPLHAALPASSIFSAFSGSHVVADKNLLLLPIPSYQNCVFDSRVSARWRLGEQQEALLHLLVTCAAALPPGEGLAVFFASFSQLRAFSVFFNSQAASALRSAFQRGCPHIFVEQQEVSSQTQAAMPSPPAVPLPFGGAEEASRKREREIRWKPHGVSAMVGSARREWHEVEPCNVRTGGVIYGKGTVLFDAYKAVLMAPPSDVKREEKHGTMSFNEPGRLRGNNDEQRALFSPPSNPASPDSSQLSLDGRGGAEPEKPKAALFCVMNGALSEGVNFHDNLARLLVLVGLPFPSIVDPEFQLRSAHFASLLKKENRGTDRSAEATPHSCAETQGEPEGRKTDAGTAPPAADIPAAGERKVNRRLNETADAGGRSERLNPRGTVCGPCEGRALGGTEAGTCMPVQSSQQSQDNTSTPGYGLLQCMQTVNQTIGRAIRHSQDYAAVLLADHRYTDARIAQFFSPWIQDALRASQRAQSQPAVRSPISRHELPGGADFHNNAREHDVQPGTEDALKMRLTSFFKRIQQMESERSHSDTH
- a CDS encoding alveolin domain containing intermediate filament IMC3 (encoded by transcript BESB_069550), encoding MSESGNAPAQQLGELTQPQQQVEVVVQPISGAAAATGAQPAAVVEGAFHNDVPYPYPPVSTDMPAPEQPEEGTVIGTARESEVEVYGPDDVAGAAIPRPPPQVMTALGPMPLPAEVRQKIPEKFVAKPIVEEREIYVSKKEVRERTIEVPHVHYEHKFAEIARSLKIKKLVPRVREVVKEIPREVYKPVIEEKVIEVPQGVKYVEVPVEVPCLYPPKILPKPKVQVIERIVETIKPVVKEKIIEVPQTVVKQIPKIKTVEVPYYVPRYVEKIIEIPYQPPDSATLPPMMVGGLPSRVSATMPTPFEMGPMPAGQLNEINLPYEARVDITVSQDAASQKSGSAAGATTLVNPPGSQAPAIELPQGFTWGPPPNAPPVPGSPMSGLGGIASMGLTGAAGAPATHGLNMPPMMVTCPPEVGNVKFAGYLSDPDILTRRGVMGYQGFKQTGTFQMLFPPLAPQPGVPLDQAGSPDVRTLVCANEAMATQSRHHLIEELQQQVEDEYDKKAEAANCMPWPRTEQEREIVYEQ